The following are encoded in a window of Dioscorea cayenensis subsp. rotundata cultivar TDr96_F1 chromosome 16, TDr96_F1_v2_PseudoChromosome.rev07_lg8_w22 25.fasta, whole genome shotgun sequence genomic DNA:
- the LOC120279631 gene encoding uncharacterized protein LOC120279631 isoform X1 — MASSDAGDEGRGGGGGAHVVPIHDDAPADEISPFLAEDGDRAPRKMSIFSVSYPNKNRPPKEPIQRAADMEVNLFSHILWVWNGSRYSGVLCMVSASTIYFIMEVLMDNFPAGYSVPLLQTVLMRCTTILIISLVWLRKTEQPIIVPKHIRNLLFVRSLFGFISLMTFIYSVHNLPQSQAVVLNFTTPLIASMGARIILQEKLTISDAVGLTCSFIGLLFIFQPVLITREIPYAVDEPINPNVAKGRGLIYPLLVGIVSSMAGGISYCLIRAGAKASDQPLYTVLSFGILATPLSAIFTFTWQEFVLPNFFTFLLMIVLSILAFFAELSLARGLQLLKVCKSTNILYIKVLISQVCGMTLSGLTPSFNRLIGCFLIFVSVCSTVYTGPEKDKDGG, encoded by the exons ATGGCCTCTTCCGATGCCGGCGATGAGGGCAgaggtggtggaggaggagcTCATGTGGTGCCCATCCATGATGACGCACCTGCCGACGAGATCTCTCCTTTCCTTGCCGAAGATGGCGACCGGGCTCCCCGTAAGATGAGCATCTTCTCCGTCTCCTATCCCAACAAGAATAGACCCCCTAAG GAACCCATTCAGAGAGCAGCTGATATGGAGGTCAACTTATTTAGTCATATTTTGTGGGTTTGGAATGGGTCAAGATATTCAGGCGTGTTATGCATGGTGTCCGCTTCTACCATCTATTTCATTATGGAAGTTTTGATGGATAATTTTCCTG CAGGTTATTCTGTCCCATTACTTCAAACTGTTCTCATGAGATGTACGACTATCTTGATTATATCCCTTGTGTGGTTGAGGAAGACCGAGCAACCAATTATTGTACCAAAACACATAAGAAATCTACTGTTTGTGAGATCTCTGTTTGGTTTCATCTCATTGATGACTTTTATCTATAG TGTTCACAATTTACCGCAGTCACAGGCTGTTGTGTTAAATTTTACAACTCCACTTATAGCTTCTATGGGAGCAAGAATCATTTTGCAGGAAAAGTTGACTATTTCAGATGCTGTAG GTCTCACTTGTAGTTTCATCGGCCTTCTGTTCATCTTCCAACCTGTACTGATCACAAGAG AAATTCCGTATGCAGTAGATGAACCAATAAATCCAAATGTGGCTAAAGGAAGGGGTCTTATTTATCCGCTATTAGTTGGAATAGTTTCATCGATGGCCGGTGGGATTAGTTACTGCCTCATTCGAGCTGGGGCTAAGGCTTCTGATCAGCCTTT GTATACAGTGCTTTCATTTGGGATTCTTGCTACTCCTCTCTCAGCAATATTTACTTTCACCTGGCAG GAGTTTGTACTACCTAATTTTTTCACCTTTCTCCTAATGATTGTCCTAAGCATCTTGGCATTTTTTGCAGAG CTTTCCTTAGCACGGGGACTTCAACTTTTGAAAGTATGCAAATCGACAAATATTCTGTATATAAAG GTTCTGATATCACAAGTCTGCGGCATGACGTTATCGGGATTGACACCCTCGTTCAATCGACTTATTGGCtgctttcttatttttgtatcaGTATGTAGCACCGTATATACTGGACCGGAGAAAGACAAAGACGGTGGTTGA
- the LOC120279631 gene encoding uncharacterized protein LOC120279631 isoform X2, producing MASSDAGDEGRGGGGGAHVVPIHDDAPADEISPFLAEDGDRAPRKMSIFSVSYPNKNRPPKEPIQRAADMEVNLFSHILWVWNGSRYSGVLCMVSASTIYFIMEVLMDNFPGYSVPLLQTVLMRCTTILIISLVWLRKTEQPIIVPKHIRNLLFVRSLFGFISLMTFIYSVHNLPQSQAVVLNFTTPLIASMGARIILQEKLTISDAVGLTCSFIGLLFIFQPVLITREIPYAVDEPINPNVAKGRGLIYPLLVGIVSSMAGGISYCLIRAGAKASDQPLYTVLSFGILATPLSAIFTFTWQEFVLPNFFTFLLMIVLSILAFFAELSLARGLQLLKVCKSTNILYIKVLISQVCGMTLSGLTPSFNRLIGCFLIFVSVCSTVYTGPEKDKDGG from the exons ATGGCCTCTTCCGATGCCGGCGATGAGGGCAgaggtggtggaggaggagcTCATGTGGTGCCCATCCATGATGACGCACCTGCCGACGAGATCTCTCCTTTCCTTGCCGAAGATGGCGACCGGGCTCCCCGTAAGATGAGCATCTTCTCCGTCTCCTATCCCAACAAGAATAGACCCCCTAAG GAACCCATTCAGAGAGCAGCTGATATGGAGGTCAACTTATTTAGTCATATTTTGTGGGTTTGGAATGGGTCAAGATATTCAGGCGTGTTATGCATGGTGTCCGCTTCTACCATCTATTTCATTATGGAAGTTTTGATGGATAATTTTCCTG GTTATTCTGTCCCATTACTTCAAACTGTTCTCATGAGATGTACGACTATCTTGATTATATCCCTTGTGTGGTTGAGGAAGACCGAGCAACCAATTATTGTACCAAAACACATAAGAAATCTACTGTTTGTGAGATCTCTGTTTGGTTTCATCTCATTGATGACTTTTATCTATAG TGTTCACAATTTACCGCAGTCACAGGCTGTTGTGTTAAATTTTACAACTCCACTTATAGCTTCTATGGGAGCAAGAATCATTTTGCAGGAAAAGTTGACTATTTCAGATGCTGTAG GTCTCACTTGTAGTTTCATCGGCCTTCTGTTCATCTTCCAACCTGTACTGATCACAAGAG AAATTCCGTATGCAGTAGATGAACCAATAAATCCAAATGTGGCTAAAGGAAGGGGTCTTATTTATCCGCTATTAGTTGGAATAGTTTCATCGATGGCCGGTGGGATTAGTTACTGCCTCATTCGAGCTGGGGCTAAGGCTTCTGATCAGCCTTT GTATACAGTGCTTTCATTTGGGATTCTTGCTACTCCTCTCTCAGCAATATTTACTTTCACCTGGCAG GAGTTTGTACTACCTAATTTTTTCACCTTTCTCCTAATGATTGTCCTAAGCATCTTGGCATTTTTTGCAGAG CTTTCCTTAGCACGGGGACTTCAACTTTTGAAAGTATGCAAATCGACAAATATTCTGTATATAAAG GTTCTGATATCACAAGTCTGCGGCATGACGTTATCGGGATTGACACCCTCGTTCAATCGACTTATTGGCtgctttcttatttttgtatcaGTATGTAGCACCGTATATACTGGACCGGAGAAAGACAAAGACGGTGGTTGA
- the LOC120279021 gene encoding LOW QUALITY PROTEIN: putative multidrug resistance protein (The sequence of the model RefSeq protein was modified relative to this genomic sequence to represent the inferred CDS: deleted 3 bases in 3 codons), with amino-acid sequence MEEKKDAVNGDHKKSVKTSSCSSIFTIFMHADLADKWLMAFGFLGALVDGLSTPVMLLITSKIMNNLGDTLSSFSLFSHHINQNSLNLVYLACACFVASFLEGYCWTRTAERQASRMRPKYLKAVLRQDVEYFDLKVASTSEVITSVSSDSLIIQDVISEKVPNFIMNSSTFIGSYIIGFFLMWRLALVALPTVILLIIPGIMYGRILMGLARKMREEYDKAGKVVEQAISSLRTVYSFVGEQKTMTDFSTALDSSVKLGLRQALTKGLAIGSNGVTFAIWAFLVWYGSKLVIYHSAEGGTVFAVGAAIVVGGLALGAGLSNVKYFSEGICAGERIMEVMKRVPKIDIDTKDGEVLVNVHGEVEFKGVGFAYPSRPENLILNEFSLKVPAGMTVALVGGSGSGKSTVIALLERFYDPLHGEVLLDGVNIKKLKLKWLRSQMGLVSQEPALFATSIKENILFGKEDASMDEVVVAAKASNAHNFISQLPQGYDTQVGERGVQMSGGQKQRIAIARAILKSPKILLLDEATSALDSESERIVQEALDKASLGRTTIVIAHRLSTIRNADVIAVVQAGHIVETGSHDELIQSFNGLYSSLIRLQQSSKTKGDELDFDPSSSSYMTNNQSGSNSMSRRFSIASRSSSARSMGSNKDEEDDNKAEMKFSVPSFRRLLLMNSPEWKQATLGSISAILFGGIQPLYAYAMGSMISVYFLKDHTEIKNKTRMYSLMFFSLSLLSFLLNVGQHYNFGAMGEYLTKRVRQRMLSKMLTFEVGWFDRDENSTGAICSRLAKDANVVRSLVGDRMALLIQTFSAVIIACTMGLVIAWRLALVMIAVQPIIIICFYARRVLLKSMSGKSMKAQTESSKLAAEAVSNLRTVTAFSSQDRILHLFELAQEGPRRESVKQSWYAGIGLGSSQSLMTCTWALDFWYGGKLVSHGYITAKALLQTFMILVSTGRVIADAGSMTSDLAKGGDAVVSVFAVLDRYTRIEPEDPDGQMPEKINGSVDIRGVDFAYPARPDVIIFKNFSLSIQAGKSTALVGQSGSGKSTIIGLIERFYDPLKGMIKIDGRDIKTYHLRALRQHIALVGQEPTLFAGTIKENIKYGAEEATEVEVEAAARVANAHDFISCLKDGYETSCGDRGVQLSGGQKQRIAIARAVLKNPAILLLDEATSALDSQSEKVVQEALERVMVGRTSVVVAHRLSTIQNCDLIAVLEKGMVVEKGSHASLLAKGPSGSYFSLVNLQQGPKRTQ; translated from the exons atggAAGAGAAGAAAGATGCTGTTAATGGTGACCACAAAAAGAGTGTGAAAACCTCCTCATGTTCCTCAATATTCACAATCTTCATGCATGCAGATCTTGCAGACAAATGGTTAATGGCTTTTGGCTTCCTTGGTGCTCTTGTTGATGGCCTCTCTACTCCTGTCATGCTTCTCATCACCAGCAAGATCATGAACAACTTGGGTGACACCCtttcctctttttctctcttctctcatCACATCAATCAG AACTCTCTCAACCTTGTCTAC TTGGCTTGTGCTTGCTTTGTGGCCTCTTTtctag AGGGGTATTGTTGGACAAGAACAGCAGAGAGACAAGCATCAAGAATGAGA CCAAAGTACTTAAAAGCAGTGCTAAGACAAGATGTGGAGTACTTTGATCTCAAGGTGGCATCTACTAGTGAAGTTATCACCAGTGTCTCTAGTGACAGTCTCATCATCCAAGATGTTATCAGTGAAAAG GTACCAAACTTCATCATGAACTCATCCACTTTCATTGGAAGCTACATAATAGGGTTCTTCCTAATGTGGAGACTAGCACTAGTTGCACTTCCAACTGTAATTCTTCTAATCATTCCTGGAATCATGTATGGAAGGATACTAATGGGACTTGCAAGGAAGATGAGGGAAGAGTATGATAAGGCTGGAAAGGTGGTTGAGCAAGCTATTTCATCTCTTCGGACTGTTTATTCTTTCGTCGGTGAACAGAAAACAATGACCGACTTCTCCACTGCACTCGATAGCTCTGTCAAGCTCGGTCTCCGGCAAGCACTTACTAAAGGTTTAGCCATTGGCAGCAATGGTGTCACCTTTGCTATTTGGGCATTCCTTGTTTGGTATGGTAGTAAGCTTGTCATCTATCATAGTGCTGAAGGTGGTACTGTTTTTGCTGTTGGTGCTGCCATTGTCGTCGGTGGCCT TGCGCTTGGAGCTGGATTATCAAATGTGAAGTACTTTTCAGAGGGGATTTGTGCTGGGGAAAGAATAATGGAGGTGATGAAAAGAGTTCCAAAAATTGACATTGATACAAAAGATGGTGAAGTATTAGTGAATGTGCATGGAGAGGTGGAGTTCAAAGGGGTCGGCTTCGCGTACCCTTCCCGGCCGGAGAACTTGATACTGAATGAGTTTAGCTTGAAGGTGCCGGCCGGGATGACGGTGGCGCTTGTTGGTGGTAGTGGCTCTGGGAAGTCTACAGTGATTGCATTGTTGGAAAGGTTTTATGATCCATTGCATGGTGAGGTTCTTTTGGATGGTGTGAACATTAAGAAGTTGAAACTCAAGTGGTTGAGGTCTCAAATGGGTTTAGTGAGTCAAGAACCAGCTCTGTTTGCAActtcaataaaagaaaacatattgttTGGCAAAGAGGATGCATCAATGGATGAAGTTGTGGTTGCTGCCAAGGCTTCCAATGCTCATAACTTCATTTCTCAGTTGCCTCAGGGATATGATACTCAG GTAGGAGAAAGAGGAGTGCAAATGTCTGGAGGTCAGAAACAAAGAATTGCGATAGCTAGAGCAATACTCAAGTCTCCGAAAATCCTCCTTCTCGATGAAGCCACAAGTGCACTAGATTCTGAATCCGAAAGAATTGTCCAAGAAGCACTAGACAAAGCTTCACTTGGCCGAACTACTATCGTCATTGCTCATCGTCTTTCCACCATTCGCAATGCAGATGTTATCGCAGTTGTTCAAGCCGGTCACATTGTCGAGACCGGCTCTCACGACGAGCTCATTCAAAGTTTCAATGGTTTATATTCGTCGTTAATCCGTCTCCAACAATCCTCGAAAACAAAGGGAGATGAGTTAGATTTTGATCCCTCCTCATCCTCATATATGACAAACAACCAAAGCGGCTCAAATAGCATGAGCCGGAGATTCTCCATAGCAAGCCGTTCGAGCTCGGCGAGGTCTATGGGTAGtaacaaagatgaagaagacgATAATAAGGCGGAGATGAAGTTCTCCGTCCCATCTTTTCGACGACTATTGCTTATGAATTCACCGGAATGGAAACAAGCAACACTTGGTAGCATTAGTGCAATTTTATTTGGTGGAATTCAACCTCTCTATGCTTATGCAATGGGAAGTATGATATCAGTATACTTTCTCAAGGATCACACTGAGATCAAGAACAAAACAAGGATGTACTCATTGATGTTCTTCTCATTGTCTTTGTTATCCTTT TTGCTCAATGTAGGGCAACACTATAATTTTGGTGCCATGGGTGAATACCTTACAAAGAGAGTTAGGCAAAGAATGTTGTCGAAAATGCTCACATTTGAAGTTGGTTGGTTTGATCGAGATGAGAACTCCACCGGTGCAATTTGCTCTCGGCTTGCTAAAGATGCCAATGTG GTAAGATCACTGGTGGGAGATAGAATGGCACTCTTGATtcaaaccttctctgcagtgaTCATTGCATGCACAATGGGACTTGTCATTGCATGGAGGTTAGCACTAGTCATGATCGCCGTTCaacccatcatcatcatttgcTTCTATGCTCGCCGAGTTCTTCTTAAAAGCATGTCCGGTAAATCCATGAAGGCTCAAACTGAAAGCAGTAAACTCGCCGCCGAGGCGGTTAGTAACCTCCGCACGGTCACTGCTTTCTCTTCACAAGATCGAATTCTTCACCTCTTTGAGCTGGCTCAAGAAGGACCTCGCCGGGAGAGTGTTAAGCAATCATGGTATGCTGGTATTGGTCTTGGTTCTTCTCAGAGTCTTATGACTTGCACTTGGGCTCTTGACTTTTGGTATGGAGGGAAACTTGTCTCTCATGGATATATCACTGCTAAAGCATTGCTCCAAACTTTCATGATTCTTGTTAGCACTGGTAGAGTTATTGCAGATGCTGGTAGTATGACGAGTGATCTTGCTAAAGGTGGTGATGCTGTTGTTTCAGTGTTTGCGGTGTTGGATAGATACACACGTATTGAGCCAGAGGACCCGGATGGGCAGATGCCGGAGAAGATTAATGGAAGTGTGGATATTCGAGGTGTTGATTTTGCTTATCCTGCCAGACCTGATGTTATTATTTTCAAGAATTTCTCACTGAGCATTCAAGCCGGAAAGTCGACTGCGCTTGTTGGACAAAGCGGGTCAGGGAAGTCTACCATAATCGGACTTATTGAGAGGTTCTATGATCCTTTGAAAGGAATGATAAAAATAGATGGACGGGATATAAAGACATACCATCTTCGAGCATTGAGGCAACACATTGCGCTTGTGGGACAAGAACCGACATTGTTTGCCGGGACTATTAAAGAGAATATTAAGTACGGGGCCGAGGAGGCGACGGAGGTGGAAGTGGAGGCGGCTGCAAGAGTTGCAAATGCACATGATTTTATAAGTTGTCTCAAGGATGGATATGAGACATCATGTGGGGATAGAGGTGTGCAATTGTCTGGTGgacaaaaacaaaggattgcGATTGCTAGAGCTGTGTTGAAGAATCCTGCTATATTGTTGCTTGATGAGGCAACAAGTGCATTAGATAGTCAATCGGAGAAAGTGGTACAAGAGGCACTCGAGAGAGTGATGGTAGGGAGGACGAGTGTGGTGGTCGCACACAGGCTAAGCACAATTCAAAATTGTGATCTTATTGCTGTGCTTGAGAAAGGAATGGTTGTAGAGAAGGGTAGTCATGCTTCTCTTCTTGCCAAGGGTCCCTCTGGATCTTATTTTTCGCTTGTTAACCTCCAACAGGGACCGAAAAGAACACAATGA